One genomic segment of Kosmotoga arenicorallina S304 includes these proteins:
- a CDS encoding carbohydrate ABC transporter permease produces the protein MILRKARLKHLMMFIVPAAVLIAAFVLYPTIRTITLSFVGEDGELTLSNYKEVLTSNDVVDPRGFERGFPFGALIHNLMWIAIHLPLTTFLGLFLAVILRNIKGGAIIKSIIFLGMVMPMIVGGIMVRFMFEENVGVVNMILSIFGIPTKTWIAYPETALPALIFGSVWLWAGFSLILYSAGLETIPKSYYEAAQIDGASPVRMFFKITIPLLKPITVVVVTMTLLWELKVFDIVYVATMGGPGGASNVLALQMYMYGFREWDFGKAAVVAVLITLSTLVAAVPMIKSAGDEAE, from the coding sequence ATGATTCTTAGAAAAGCACGCCTTAAACACCTTATGATGTTTATAGTACCCGCTGCTGTTCTAATTGCAGCTTTTGTTTTATATCCCACCATCAGAACCATTACCTTGAGTTTTGTTGGGGAAGATGGCGAGCTGACCCTTTCCAACTACAAAGAGGTGCTTACAAGCAACGATGTCGTAGACCCCAGAGGATTTGAGAGAGGCTTTCCCTTTGGGGCTCTTATACACAATTTAATGTGGATAGCGATTCATTTGCCCCTTACAACCTTTTTAGGGCTTTTTCTTGCGGTTATCCTGAGAAATATAAAAGGTGGAGCCATAATAAAATCCATCATCTTTTTGGGTATGGTAATGCCTATGATAGTCGGTGGCATAATGGTGCGGTTCATGTTTGAAGAGAATGTCGGGGTAGTCAACATGATTCTCAGCATTTTCGGAATACCCACCAAGACATGGATTGCTTATCCTGAAACTGCCCTGCCAGCGTTGATATTTGGTTCAGTCTGGCTATGGGCAGGGTTCAGCCTGATTTTGTATTCAGCGGGTCTTGAGACAATACCAAAATCATACTATGAAGCTGCCCAAATAGACGGCGCGTCGCCTGTGAGGATGTTTTTCAAAATAACTATTCCTCTTCTAAAGCCAATTACCGTTGTGGTTGTAACAATGACGCTCCTGTGGGAATTGAAAGTGTTCGATATCGTGTATGTTGCGACAATGGGTGGTCCCGGAGGCGCATCTAACGTTCTCGCGTTGCAGATGTACATGTATGGATTTAGAGAATGGGATTTCGGTAAGGCAGCAGTAGTTGCTGTTTTGATAACGCTATCTACACTTGTAGCCGCTGTGCCTATGATTAAATCTGCGGGAGATGAGGCTGAATGA
- a CDS encoding carbohydrate ABC transporter permease, whose amino-acid sequence MTKRRMWAKIFLNIFAWFIGLIWILPVIGILMTAMRPFDEVINGWWHFEEFHPTFSNFINALNHPTAPLLVGLKNSLIIALPATILPLFIATLAGYGISRYHFPLRKGLIIAVVLTLALPQQMIAVPIFQMMSNLGLVDTYLGLILLHTAWGIPWITFFMRNYFKTMPISIEEAARIDGASDFQIFYRVVLPNIFPAIASASALQFTWVWSDFFLALILIYSPDKLLMTQRVPLMRGVYHVDWGLLSAASIMVMIVPILIYLLLQRYYVKGMVGWTIK is encoded by the coding sequence ATGACAAAGAGAAGAATGTGGGCGAAAATATTTTTGAATATATTTGCGTGGTTCATAGGCCTTATATGGATTTTGCCTGTAATAGGGATATTAATGACAGCGATGAGACCCTTTGATGAAGTAATAAACGGGTGGTGGCATTTTGAGGAATTCCATCCAACGTTCAGCAATTTCATTAACGCTTTGAACCATCCTACCGCTCCTCTGCTTGTAGGGCTGAAAAACTCTTTGATTATAGCTCTGCCGGCAACAATACTGCCGCTCTTTATAGCTACCCTGGCGGGATACGGTATTTCCAGGTACCATTTTCCTCTTAGAAAGGGGCTTATAATTGCCGTTGTGTTAACCCTCGCTTTGCCACAGCAAATGATTGCCGTGCCTATCTTTCAGATGATGAGCAATCTCGGGTTGGTTGATACTTATCTGGGATTGATATTGCTTCACACAGCCTGGGGAATTCCATGGATCACCTTTTTCATGCGGAACTATTTCAAAACAATGCCGATATCCATCGAGGAAGCCGCGCGAATAGATGGCGCGAGCGATTTTCAAATATTCTATCGCGTTGTATTACCAAATATCTTTCCCGCAATTGCATCAGCGTCGGCATTGCAATTCACCTGGGTGTGGAGTGATTTCTTCCTGGCTCTCATTCTCATATATTCGCCTGACAAATTGCTGATGACCCAGCGGGTGCCTTTAATGAGAGGCGTTTACCACGTCGATTGGGGGCTTCTGTCCGCCGCTTCGATAATGGTTATGATAGTACCCATCTTGATTTACCTGCTGCTTCAGAGGTATTATGTAAAGGGAATGGTTGGCTGGACGATAAAATAG